One window from the genome of Jiangella alba encodes:
- a CDS encoding ABC transporter substrate-binding protein, whose amino-acid sequence MAHRRRTPGALVASGLILAATACGGGAASDDDTGGGSAAADELVVAYSQDIDTLDPHQFKTDAGYGVVGNIYGTLLQEAYTDGGDGVLSYAGESAPFLAESATWDDPQTTLTFVLKDGLTFAGGEPVTSEDVVWSLQRALSDVGYVQAIGQWLNVTDPATDIVATDERTVELHVTHYSPLIEQFLAFQIFAILDKSAVEAQAGADDPWGATYLADEATASGPYAVESRVPGQSMTLTQNTEYTAGDLADAPGRIVVQSMPDPQQAFLALQNGAVDVIFGMTPDTAQALEQDPGLRLYDLEYSLVAYVGFNYEDPALQDVKVRQALSYLMPYEALREDVMKGYAGAAYGAVPYPMRDALDETGEKVAYPTDVEKAQELLAEAGFGPGELSLTLSVPASDEALSQSAVFIQSALQEGGVNIEVNEMSDADYNENLGSMQLFLDSWYSWGQDSVYQMFFLLTSGVFTNYTNFSNAEVDELVRQAMATSDPDERRTLSQQAQQLIIDEAPWAFLFTRDYLVGAREGVEGITHSNDANLRFDQLRVTS is encoded by the coding sequence CGTCGCCTACAGCCAGGACATCGACACGCTCGACCCGCACCAGTTCAAGACCGACGCCGGCTACGGCGTCGTCGGGAACATCTACGGAACGCTGCTGCAGGAGGCCTACACCGACGGCGGCGACGGCGTGCTGTCCTACGCCGGCGAGAGCGCGCCGTTCCTCGCCGAGTCGGCCACCTGGGACGACCCGCAGACGACGCTGACGTTCGTGCTGAAGGACGGGCTGACGTTCGCCGGCGGCGAGCCGGTCACGTCCGAGGACGTGGTGTGGTCGCTGCAGCGGGCGCTGTCCGACGTCGGGTACGTCCAGGCGATCGGCCAGTGGCTGAACGTCACCGACCCGGCCACCGACATCGTCGCCACCGACGAGCGCACGGTCGAGCTGCACGTCACGCACTACTCGCCGCTGATCGAGCAGTTCCTCGCGTTCCAGATCTTCGCGATCCTGGACAAGTCGGCGGTCGAGGCGCAGGCCGGCGCGGACGACCCGTGGGGCGCGACCTACCTCGCCGACGAGGCGACCGCGTCCGGCCCGTACGCCGTCGAGAGCCGGGTGCCGGGCCAGAGCATGACGCTCACCCAGAACACCGAGTACACCGCCGGCGACCTCGCCGACGCGCCCGGGCGCATCGTCGTCCAGAGCATGCCGGACCCGCAGCAGGCGTTCCTCGCGCTGCAGAACGGCGCCGTCGACGTGATCTTCGGGATGACCCCCGACACCGCCCAGGCGCTGGAGCAGGACCCCGGCCTGCGCCTCTACGACCTCGAGTACAGCCTGGTCGCGTACGTCGGCTTCAACTATGAGGACCCGGCGCTGCAGGACGTGAAGGTCCGCCAGGCGCTGTCGTACCTGATGCCGTACGAGGCGCTGCGCGAGGACGTCATGAAGGGGTACGCCGGCGCGGCCTACGGCGCGGTGCCGTACCCGATGCGCGACGCCCTGGACGAGACCGGCGAGAAGGTGGCCTACCCGACCGACGTCGAGAAGGCGCAGGAGCTGCTGGCCGAGGCCGGCTTCGGACCGGGCGAGCTGTCGCTGACGCTGTCGGTGCCGGCCAGCGACGAGGCGCTGAGCCAGTCGGCGGTGTTCATCCAGAGCGCTCTGCAGGAGGGCGGGGTGAACATCGAGGTCAACGAGATGAGCGACGCCGACTACAACGAGAACCTCGGGTCGATGCAGCTGTTCCTCGACTCCTGGTACTCGTGGGGCCAGGACTCCGTCTACCAGATGTTCTTCCTGCTCACGAGCGGGGTGTTCACCAACTACACGAACTTCAGCAACGCCGAGGTGGACGAGCTGGTGCGGCAGGCGATGGCGACCAGCGACCCGGACGAGCGGCGGACGCTGTCGCAGCAGGCCCAGCAGCTGATCATCGACGAGGCGCCGTGGGCGTTCCTGTTCACCCGCGACTACCTGGTCGGCGCCCGCGAAGGGGTGGAGGGCATCACCCACTCCAACGACGCCAACCTGCGCTTCGACCAGCTCCGGGTCACGAGCTGA